The following DNA comes from Nicotiana sylvestris chromosome 10, ASM39365v2, whole genome shotgun sequence.
GATAAATGCCTCAAAATTGACTTAACATTGTCATGGAatcaaataattacacaaaatcGACTAACACAGTCAATAAATGAAACAAGCGATGAATAGGAGAAAAAGAGTGACCTGAATTACTTTCAATTTTTCAAAGAAACATGCTGCCTGTTTACAAAGAAACTCATGCCGATGAAGCTAGACACGGACAAACCCGACCGGAAACCTCAACGAAACAACCTCGGACTTCAACAGTATCTCAATcacgatttcaaaacaaattgaaTGGACAATATCTGAAATAAGCCAAGCGAAGCTTGAAACCAGATGCAAGTTCCTCTCATGCTCACAAAGCTCAACTAGTTTGCTGCTATCCCTTTCTCGTTTATGTACATGTGTGTGGCTGTGTGTGAGTATTTTTTGACGAGCTATGGTAAAGAGAAGGAGGAGTAGCGATGGGTGTTAGAGAATGGTCGAGATTCGGCCGGCTGCTTAAGGTCGTTCGCATTTTTTCGGCGAGCTGGTGAGATTGAGTGAAAAAGAAAGTCCATTACTGTTGTTAGGGTCATCAGCGTGGTGGTCACTGGTTAATGTTGCTGAAGCTTAGGGGTGTTCATGGAGTTCTGCTGCTGTcccttatttgtgaagaagataATGAgggttttttgtttgtttgctgCTCAAGATCGGGTCTCGAGAAGATGAAGCTCAACGGTTGCTTATGGTTTGTAGAGGAAGCAGAAGCAACGCTGGAGGGAGTCATGTGTTTATGGCTACTGCAGCTGAAAGGTCTTATTTTTTATTAGGGTTCTTTAGTGTTCtccatgaagaagatgaagctagGGTAACGGCGTCTTAGATTGTATAGGTCTGATGCTTCAAGGGTCTCTTTTTATTCAAAACGGCAGATAGATTTTCAGTCTTTAGGTTCTAACACTGAAAAAGGAGATGCAATGCTGGGGGTGCCTATTGTGTATTGCGACGGATCTGATCTTAGGGGTCTAGGGTAGTTttgtagggttttttaggttaagTGGTATGGGCCTATaaattatgggcttgggaattatgggctatgttcgaaaattaggcttaaaatgggttgtttgagcccaaattttattctttctccatgaacaagactaaaaatacgacctcatttaccaattaatcctacttaagtaaaataactattaagataaaactaatcattaaaacaaacctttttttttgtattttcaaatatcatattaaaataaaaataaggtactaattttggtattttttagttttacgaaaggtatataaactaacagcaactaaaaagaagaaatacttttgtaatttttattttttgataaaataaagtaaaagagtcaaaactaattgaaatatcgatattaggcctaaactaaatattttatgctaaaatgggtgaaatctcggggagggtcaaaaatcacatgtctacagtgaTCATAACCTAGGAACCATGTGGAGCAcgatgtggctgagaagtctgtggaagtgcatccctcctaagtctagggcaatccctcatcATATAGCatgtgtcgccacactcaaaacaagctctaagaGGGTGTGGCGGTTGtaactggctcgggccaggtctgctgtactgaccactgaaagcacaccgtgcaggaggcgcactagatactggaggtgcataataaggctcctaaggtctaggagtcgtgagtcacaagccggtttattagagtctcgtgaaTCGGCACGgagatgtctatacttatcttcgagaggctatggaactgttaaaaaaattccacttcacggatttcatcatttaatttgtacTTTGATatggaaattggggaaaatttgtagaaacttcataaaccataaaattgggatttgaagtttctacaaattttccccaatttccatCAAAGTATGAATTtgtgatatattcatgtatatttACTAAATTCGAGTCAaaatcacttacctcgatgaatttcttgaaaaacccacaAAAAATCGTCTCAAAACGAGTTCTCAAAgtccaaaaatgaaataaaaccctaaatttCGACTTTATATAGTGCCCTCTAAACCTCCATTGTGCGGTCGGCATAATTCCGTTGCGGCCGCACTCTGCCaatcactgcggtccgcacaattctGCTACGTCCGCACTCCTTAGGCTTTcgccactgcggtccgcacaattctATTGCGTCCGCACTCTCAAGATCATCAGATCCATATTAGAGTGtcgaacctatcaaatcacgtccgatagACCTCAACTTTTACACAAAAAAGTCATAATTAtcattacggacctattccaacttcagaaatcggattccgaccccgatatcaaaagttCACTACCGCTCCAAATATTCTAAGACTTAAGCCTCcgattagggactaagtgtcccaaaacactccggaACTCTAAATAAATCATCACGACAAGTCACAATAGTAGAAAATAGATACGGAGAATCAGTTAATAGGAGATCGGGgtgtaaattctcaaaacgactggATAGGTCATTAAAGGATCCCCATTATGCATCCCCTCAACACAATCCTCCAGGGGCCTTGGCACAACTCTGACTTGATCATTAATATCAGCTCTATCCTCGgcaatggggaatggacatttaATGTTATCCACTACCCCATCCCAGGGACATCATATGTGTTATTCAATCCAACTTCATCCTTTTTCTACCAACTTTGAGGATAAGCTCATTGGAACCTCAATGGTAATGGGCTTCAGCTCCAAATCTGCCTACAACCTGATCAGCTCTGAGCTAGACTCCAATTCAAACCATGATGATACCTTCAACTAGATCTGGAGGCTAAAGGTCCCTAATAAGATAAAATTCTTCACTTGGATGATGCAGCATAACAGACTTCCACTGCCAAGTACTTAAGTAGCATAGGCTTAAATGTAAACACAATATGCCATTTCTGCTCCTCTGGAGTGGAAGACATCAATCATATCTTCTTTGAATGCTCAAATGCCAGAGCATTCTGGCAATCCATAACACTAGAGTGTACTAACAAGACCTCTCATCCATACCTTGTGTTCCCAATGATCCACTGGGAAGATACATGGCACAAGGTCAAGAACATGCAGTTCAACAATGTTATCAATTGGAAAACCCTCTTGCCTTTCTGTTTTTGGAGCCTATGGCTCACAAGAGACAACAatctttttgaaaagaaaaagaaccttGCCCCTGTTAAACAAACCATTGCCAGAGCCACTGAATACTACCATGTGGCTGTCCAACATAGGGATAAAGGTGAATCAACTGTAATCCATATCAATTGGGAGCCACCTCCTATAGGATCCTATAAGCTTAACATTGATGGGGCTTCATGCCCAAAATCAAGAGTAGGAGGAACTGTGGGTGTCATAAGGAATAGCAGGGGTGACTGAGTACTAGGTTATATGACAGGCCGGCCACATACCACCAGCTTAGAGGCTAAACTACAAGCTCTATGGCAGGGGCTCACAATAGCACTCGAACGTTGGTGATGACAAAGCTTCACTTTTTCCAATTCAAAGATTTTTGTCAGAACTTTGGGATTTCTCAAAGATTTCGGTTCAGATTTTGCTCGAAATGGGCAAGCTTCTTCTGattgagaaaaaaaaattattgaggcttgttatgttttggtttttacaTTTGAGTCCAATAAGTTAGTTATATTATTAttcctaagttttttttttatttcactttGACCCTAGGTCTTAATTTCCTTATATGTAAAGAAGTCATTTTCAGGGTTATGAATGAAGGTTTTGCTTAGATTTTCTTAACTTTCTTCTTCCTTGGCTTTGACATTGTTAGGATTCAAGAAAAACTTGATGCATTGGCTTCAAAAAACTttatagtattttttttttttttttggaaatataTTTCTTTAGATTTTTTAGATGTAAACTTATTAGTAATACGTTTATGATCgatttatctatatctatactatattaaaagcatgaaagCCTTTAGTGAAATGTTATTCGCCTTTTGTATTCCTTAATAATAGAGTTTATACTGGACAAAATAATCAATTTAATtaatttcctaatatttaggacattaaaatcaattaaaattttgcTTATTAAATtattccttatttgaactatgtacgaagtcttaatatttaggactctaaaattaataaatatttttaCCCTATGTAAATCAACTAAATTTTCAAATAAGTATTCCGTATTCACCAAATTGCATTTGGACATGCGAGAAAGAGTTCCAAACTTCCAATCCTATTGCAAGTTCCACTCGGTCCAAAGTGAATAAGAGGGATGTGAATCCTTAGAATCAATTTGAGTGTTTAGAAAGGTATAAAAGTTCCCATAGACACATAATTTAGTTCTGTAAGCTTTATTAAAATATAATAATTCCATTAGGAATAATTTTGGTCCAATGTGCAACTCTCATTAGGAATAATTTATGTACTAAAATGTAAGTACACATTTTACTAAATACTATAATTAGATATAAACTAACTCAATATTCATAATTATGATACTCTTTAGCTCAACATCAAATCCAacaaatactttcaaaatgacACATAAGAATTGAATGTCACATATAGATAGACACGCAAAGCGCGTACTCTAAAAGGACGCTCTTCGCGAAATATTGATCGACATTTTTACTCTTCACAAATAAATTTTACATGAGACAGTCTAGCTAATTGGAATCAATATTCTATCATTTTCCgaaatttatattttataatataattttattttataattcaaaTATATTAATCAAAAATAATGTTCtaaatttttaaattatatatttattaatatagatacacgcgcaaagcgcgtaccatAAAGTTAATTATAATAAGTTTGTTTGGATTGataatattaatttatttaatCTCTCTTGAAACATTGATAATCTCAagaaagattttattaattttaatattGAAAATCTACTTTCTGCTGAGGTAATATCATTCTATAAGTAATATAAACATAATGAAGGGAATCAGATCTTTGTATTTGATTAAGTGCATCATTAATTTTCTACTcgtactatttttcttaaaacgtTTAATTAGAAAATATGTTTAAACCATCAATATGATCGTGATTATCATATTTTAAAGAACATTCAAAGttatattttttgcattttcatcgTCTAGTGATCTCCATTTTGGGGAAAAATTAATATTTACACGTTttgtttataaaaaataaaataaaaaacgagCCCCTAAAACACTTGCTTTAGGTGCTATACCCTCTAGCCGCCCCCTATGCGAAAGATATATCAGTTGATTTGGTTTCTCTTTAAGTAAAATCGAACCAACGGAACCATAGACGCTCCTAGAAGgctaaaaatcaaaataaaacaataTCTTGGGAGCAAAACTGCTAAATTTCCTTTCCATATTGAAAGTTAAAgtgtttatttttgaaatttgaaatttaagAAAACCGGAGTATACCTGTGTGAGATTTCTATTATAAGAAGTTTAAGTATTTCATTTTATGAAATATTAGAAATTATATCCAAGGCCAACTATGATAAACTAGTGTGATTTGATAAAGTAGACACCGTAAACTATGACTGTCGGCTTTTCCTGAGAGAGTTTATGGATAACTTGAAATGACCCTTGTCAAACATGTCTAACAATTATATACAAACTTTTACCAAATAATTTTACAATGAGTGGgtgggtggggtgggggtggggggggggagggagaaCTGCAAAAAGGCCAACAAAATGCTGATATTATAAAGAAAAGATGAAATGGAAAATAGTATCTGTATGAATGTTATCTTCCTCATAATCTAATGCTCTTTCACTATGTTTTCTTCACTCAGAATCTAATGATATTTCCCTTCTCCTCTTCTCCATTTGCCCCTCTATATATATAAGTGCAGTTCTCGTTCAGTCGAGCATTCCATGGTATCAACAACGGAGCACTACACATAAGACATGTCACGAACATGACACTTCAATCGTGGCCCAACTGAAGTTCCAAATTAAAGATGAAGCATAATCATCCTGTATGACACAAAAACCAAAGTAAGCTTAACTGGACCATGTTTGGACAAGTTCCTGATAAAATATAAggtgttggggggggggggtgttggaGGTTGGAAGACTATTTATGTAGAAGTATATCTGCAGATATGGAAGCAGGAGGTTCTCAATCTCTATCTGCAGATATAGAAGTATATCTGCAGATATTTATGTAGACTTCAACAGCTCTTGAACTCAACCTCTAATAACCTTTTCGCGTCCTATTTAAAAATGGTATGATATTATCGGCACTCTAATCATATGAAAACCTACCAAATAGATAGAGAAATAAGTACGGACATAATCATTGATGGTTCCTCAGTCGCTCCCTTGATCTTATATCAGCCTACACATCAGAAGTACAAGTTGAGTTATAAAATATGTAAATTCACAAACCAATTAGCACAATTTGAATAAATAGTGCTGAGTCCCTATCAACTCCTTCACTACCAAGGAATAATGATGACAACAATGTATTGCTTCTTTTCAAACTTCTTGGACCTACCTGTCGGGTGGGCTCTGGAACACGAAATCTGCAAGTCATCTTCACAGTCTCAATTGCAGTGGCAAGAGATACACGATGACCAACTGAAATGAATATGGGCTTCAAAGAGCCCTGAGATGATTGCATTGCCTGCATAAAGATTTAATCAACTTGCACCTAATTTGGACCTTGTGATGAATACTACGATAAAAGCTCACAATTAGTTGACTCAACCCAAAGTTGGACCTTGTGATTTCTGGAACTAGTAGTTAAAAGAGTATTTTACGTTTCCCGTGAGACCAGCATATCATAATCTTCTGTGTGTAGTAAGATTATAACTTAATATTTCACAGAATATCAACCGGAAAACCAATACAACATACTGGAAACATTAAGTATAATGTGTAGTTGCTAGTTAGAAAACAAAAGGCCTCCAAAATCCACACCTTTTCTGAAGAGTGATTCACGGAAGGATTCATTAGAAAATAATTGAACATTACAGTTTACACCATAATTGTATTATTTCATGGACACAAAATAATTAACTAACTCCTTACCGCTCCCCAGGTACATCCAGAGTCCCCAATTAGGGGTAAGACATTTTCAGGAGAGTCCGCTGCTTGAAGGATTTCTCTTACCCTAGATTGTGTAAGACCATCCACATGGTGCAACTGGAAACAGATAAGAACAGAAAATATCTATAAACCAGTGCACAAATGAGGCAactaattatacaaaaataatgCAATAGCCAAGTTTTAGTATCAATAAGAAGTGAAAACTATATAAACAAGTCAACGGGAAGAATACTAGGAGATATTTGCCAGTTAAGTATTCCACATAGAGTAATAGCCTGTTTGGCAAGCTTCTTTTGAGGCAAAAGCGctttttttttgtcaaaagtgttttttttctaaaattaaggcgtttggccaagcttttgaaagaaaaaaagtgcttttgaggagaagcagaagcagtttttggagaagcagaaaaaagtagcttctctccaaaagcatttttttgaaaagcacttttgagaaaaatacacttagaaacagttttttaaagcttggccaaacactaattgttgctcagcagtacttttcaaattaattagccaaacacaaattgcttctcaccaaaagtacttttgaaagcacttttgagaaaaaacacttctcaaaataagttgatttttgcGGCTTGGCCAAATGGGCTATAATTGTCAGTTGATCATTTCTGAATCCCAGGGCAAGAAGTGGGAACTAACAAAAGCACATGAGGACTGAATCTATGCAGATTTTCCATGAAACTTCAAGTGGACAAAGAAGTTTAAACTTACATTCTTTCCCACTCCAACAGTAGGAAGATCAGCTAAGACACCAATATGACAAGCCAAACCAAAAGCTGCAGAAGATAATTGGTGTTGCAGCGGCTTTAGCAAAAATAAGTGTGAAAAGGTACTGTTGGAACAATGAAAACAGGAGGAACCCCTATCTGCATACTCAGTCCCCAGTTGATTCATGTCCATATGAAGTCAAATATGCCAAATCTTCCAAGTTGAACAGTCAGTGATACAAAAGCCAATCATAGATGAACTAATCAGTAAAGTCAAACTCACTAGTTCTCTTATTAAATTTTAACAGCTATTTAAAAGCCAAACAGCATCGAACAAGAgctgaattaaaaataaaatcacgcaAGAGGATAAGTAAAGCTGAAATATCTTTTCAAAGCCATGGCAGGAGTAGGGTTCAAACAGTTCAGACCTTGTCAACTAGCTTCAGAATGCCAGGAAACTACTtaaattccttttcaaaacatGAGAGTACCTAATACCATCTTGTTTGGACACTTGAATGACTTTCTTGATCAAGTTAGAGTTGATCTCGTGCATTTTCAATTTATTACATGTATAAAAGATGTGCAAGAATCACTTAGTTTCTATTGCATCCTGTCCTTCATAAGACTGCAACTTGCCTGAAACACCATTATGAACTATAATTCAAATTATTATCTGGAAAATGCATCTAGTCCTTTACTGAGTTTAATTTACCTAAAAAAGGTACTCTTAGCACCAGCATATGATTGCCTTCTTCAATCCAGTCAAATTATCATCAGGTTCAAGAAGATTATGATTGTCATTAATCATCTCCTATTGATAATACAAATACCGCAGAGTCAACTTAATGCCACAGGTTTAGTGCATTGATCTCTACATGTGAGTGAAAGCCTTAAAGAATGATCAAAACAGTCACAGTAATAAATTAAGCGGAGAGCAAATTAATTCCTAGTCTCTTTTCTTTGAAGAATGCATTAGCCGCACATATACAAAATCCAAGATCTAAAATAGAGAAATATCCAAAGAGAATAATTATTCCCTGATTTATTAACTGAGAACCAACTAGCCAATATGTGTAACGAGCCTACAAGATAGCCAAAAAGGTACAGAGAGATGGAAAACTCCGTGTGTATCAAATTACCTAAGCAAGTCCAATTAGTTATACATTTTTCTTAAAGTGGGTTTTAGGAATAAAAGTTAGTAATTGTTGGAAAATTGACACGAGTTTGGCTATAAAATGCAAAGATGTAGAATATGATGCTAGATGTGATCATGATAAAGGACGATATTTTTAATGTTTCTGAGTATCTTATACACGAAAAATGGAGCGAGTATGGTATCTTCTAATGACGAGTCACCATAAACAATCTGCAACACTTAGGAATTATCTTTTTTCCAGCTAGAAATAACAACGAAACTTGCCTCGAGGATGAAGCAATCCATTGCCATCAACCATCAGTAGCTGTGAACATAAGCATTAAATAGATGTCAGGTATTAACTTTTTTAGTAGCCAGCTCACCAGAACAAATGCCAGTGGTGGGGGAGGAAAGGGGTCAGGAAGCTGTGGTACCAATACATCCTAGATCTCACCACTACTTTCAAAAGTTTTACCATTTGAAGCCTGGAGGTGGAAGGGGAAGCATGAAATAATCAAAAATCCTCTAACTAATCAAATTTAATGAAAGATGACTGAAAGATAACCACAGGATTCTTAATTCAAGGCATGAATGAATTATTAGCCAAGAATAACGAAAACCAACACACAGCAATTATAACAATCACCAAGAGTGAACTTGAAAgacaagaaaataaaggaaaagcgCGCGCGCGCGCGGGGGGGGGTGGAGTAAACTCTCCTGCATTTTATTTTTCGGGATAAGAAGTAAACTTTCATGCACTTTCCTTTTGTTTAGTTAGCAAGAAACCTGAGAACTCGTTTATGATGTAAGAAAACTTCCTTACAATTTTGGTTCCAGAGAGGCTGAAGGATTTGAGGGAAATCCAAGCTAGTAACTTTATTCTAACcgtgagaaggcacgggagaaaatatgatatattgatattgttgtATGTGATGTAATACAAGAGgtgctatttatagctactctatacaaaggggatactactcctattccaatgtgggacaattacatagctatctctaacactccccctcaagccggagcatataaatcatatgtaccgagcttgttacatatataatcaatgcgaggactagtgagggacttggtgaaaatatctgcaagttgatcattcgatctcacaaacttcgtagtaatatctcctgagagtatcttttctctgacgaagtgacaatcaatctcaatgtgtttagttctctcatgaaacaccggatttgatgcaatatgaagtgcagcttgattatcgcacacaagttccatccgactgatttcaccaaatttcaactccttgagcaattgtttggtccagactagttcacatgttgccatagccattgctcggtattctgcttctgcactagaccgagcaactacattttgtttcttacttttccaggacaccaaatttcctcctactaaaacacaatatccagacgtagaacgtctatcagaaggtgatcctgcccaatcagcatccgagtacccaacgatctgctcatgacctcgatcctcaaacagtaatcctttacctggagccgattttatataccggataatgcggacaactgcatcccaatgactatcacagggagaattcataaactgacttacaacactcacagGATAAGAAATGTCGTGCCTAGTCACtgagataatttaatttaccaaccagccgcctatagcttgcaggatcgctaagcggctccccctgtccaggtagaagtttagaattcggatccatcggcgtgtcaacaggtctgcaacctgtcatccctgtttcctcaagaatgtctaacacatatttcctttgagaaataacaatacctgagctagattgagcaacctcaatacctagaaagtacttcaatctgcctagatccttagtttgaaagtgctggaagagatgctgcttcagattagtaataccatcctgatcattgcccgtaataacaatatcatcaacatagactaccagataaatacatagacttgaagcagagtggcaataaaacacagagtgatcagcttcactacgagtcatgccaaactcctggataaccgtgctgaacttaccaaaccaggctcgaggagactgctttagaccataaagtgaccgacgcaagcgacatacaaggccacgagactccccctgagcaataaaaccaggtggttgctccatataaacctcatcctcaagatcaccatgaagaaaggcattcttaatgtccaactgatagaggggccaatgacgaactgcagccatggatagaaaaaggcgaactgatgccactttagccactggagagaaggtatcactgtaatctagcccaaatatttgagtgtatcctttggcaacaagacgtgccttaagtcgatcaatctggccatcgggaccaactttgactgcataaacccaacgacaaccaacggtagatttacctgaaggaagaggaacaagctcccatgtaccacttgtatgtaaagcagacatctcgtcactcatagcctgtcgccatcctggatgagacaatgcttcacctgtagacttagggatggaaaccgaggacaatgaagatataaaagcataatggggagatgacagacgatgata
Coding sequences within:
- the LOC104218320 gene encoding uncharacterized protein isoform X3, with protein sequence MNDDKEATSSERNCSTEFQSPQQMDWLRIQDSLKRQLITEDDFKWRLPPKMNEREKEGSNCEILLKYVGGVDLSFSKEDSSIACGTLVVLDFQTLKVVYEDSSIVRLHIPYLPGFLAFRELLMVDGNGLLHPRAFGLACHIGVLADLPTVGVGKNLHHVDGLTQSRVREILQAADSPENVLPLIGDSGCTWGAAMQSSQGSLKPIFISVGHRVSLATAIETVKMTCRFRVPEPTRQADIRSRERLRNHQ